One Parasphingorhabdus cellanae genomic region harbors:
- a CDS encoding recombinase family protein: MPEARKARKRCAIYTRKSTEDGLEQDFNSLDAQREACAAYILSQASEGWETVSELYDDGGWSGGSMKRPALIQLLDDVKADKVDIIVVYKVDRLTRSLADFAKDR, encoded by the coding sequence ATGCCTGAAGCTAGGAAAGCTCGAAAGCGGTGTGCCATCTATACCCGCAAATCTACCGAGGATGGCCTGGAACAGGATTTTAACAGCCTGGATGCGCAGCGAGAGGCTTGTGCCGCCTATATATTGAGCCAGGCTAGCGAAGGCTGGGAAACTGTTTCCGAACTTTACGATGATGGTGGCTGGTCAGGCGGAAGTATGAAACGCCCTGCCCTAATCCAACTGCTGGATGATGTGAAAGCCGACAAGGTCGATATCATCGTTGTCTACAAAGTCGATCGCCTAACCCGCAGCCTCGCCGACTTTGCCAAAGATCGTTGA
- a CDS encoding DUF3489 domain-containing protein yields the protein MAVDFIQIYHSLDNAHLKQEVHHIFSKFSLNRLDFGICSSITVDVAYIECDKPPATFSDPRLRSVEALEGLAPSWRPLMPSTKSQTKSAKIIGLLSRTKGTALSEICKVTNWKSHSVRAFLAGLRKRGFVLTREQRGDDGTAYRITQNPSSNEAKGAA from the coding sequence GTGGCGGTCGATTTCATCCAAATCTATCACTCGCTAGACAACGCTCATCTGAAACAGGAAGTCCACCATATCTTTTCAAAATTCTCGCTCAATCGACTGGACTTCGGTATTTGTTCGAGCATTACTGTTGATGTCGCCTATATCGAGTGTGACAAGCCGCCAGCTACTTTTAGCGATCCGCGGCTCCGGTCAGTGGAAGCGCTGGAAGGTCTAGCGCCAAGCTGGAGACCATTGATGCCATCAACAAAATCACAAACCAAGTCCGCAAAAATCATCGGGCTGCTATCGCGAACCAAAGGGACAGCACTCTCGGAGATTTGCAAAGTCACCAATTGGAAATCACACAGTGTCCGCGCCTTCCTGGCAGGCCTGCGCAAGAGAGGTTTCGTGCTTACGCGCGAACAGCGAGGGGATGATGGGACAGCTTATCGGATCACACAAAACCCGAGCAGTAACGAGGCCAAAGGTGCGGCATGA
- a CDS encoding DUF2924 domain-containing protein: MTSLNTRLADLAAMPPTQLRSAWRDTFKSPAPDIGPDLLRRGIANRLQERVHGSLTGATKREIERLRKRVERTGKAGYAHAISLKTGTRLVRSWNGKSYHVLVCDNGFEFEGRHYASLSHIAREITGAHWSGPRFFGLKKRSEYKPRVPANA; this comes from the coding sequence ATGACTTCGCTCAACACTCGATTGGCAGACCTTGCGGCCATGCCCCCTACCCAATTGCGTTCGGCATGGCGCGATACGTTCAAGTCACCTGCGCCCGATATCGGACCCGATCTGCTTCGGCGCGGTATCGCTAACCGGCTGCAGGAACGTGTACATGGGAGCCTGACTGGTGCCACCAAAAGAGAAATCGAGCGGCTTCGCAAACGTGTCGAACGGACAGGTAAAGCCGGATATGCGCATGCGATCTCGTTGAAGACTGGAACAAGACTGGTCAGATCATGGAATGGCAAAAGCTACCATGTACTGGTCTGTGACAATGGTTTCGAGTTTGAAGGCCGTCATTATGCAAGTCTCAGCCATATCGCCCGCGAGATAACCGGTGCCCATTGGTCCGGTCCTCGCTTCTTCGGATTGAAGAAGCGGAGCGAATACAAGCCGCGAGTACCGGCCAATGCCTGA